The following are encoded in a window of Castanea sativa cultivar Marrone di Chiusa Pesio chromosome 5, ASM4071231v1 genomic DNA:
- the LOC142635021 gene encoding toll/interleukin-1 receptor-like protein — protein MASITSKIASSSSLPKWEYNVFLSFRGEDTRNNFTDHLYAALDRKGIWTFRDDERLERGKPISPELLNAIEKSKFAIIVLSRNYASSSWCLDELVKIVECKEKTRLTVLLVFYGVDPSDVRNQRGSFAEVFAKHEQFIKNKEKLRLWRAALTQVANFSGWDTRNKKESTIIKEIARRLIGDLHCSYSDEHGDLVGMESRLEEMENLYLSMGLNDVHQGFGEWVELVKQLLQKSYMIESVIILLAAVFLQMSEKKVEMVV, from the exons ATGGCTTCCATAACCTCTAaaatagcttcttcttcttcattgcccaAATGGGAGTATAATGTTTTCCTCAGTTTCAGAGGTGAGGACACCCGCAATAACTTCACAGACCATCTATATGCTGCCTTGGATCGAAAAGGAATTTGGACTTTTAGAGATGATGAAAGACTTGAGAGAGGAAAACCCATTTCCCCGGAGCTCTTGAATGCTATAGAAAAGTCGAAGTTCGCAATCATTGTTCTATCGAGAAACTATGCATCTTCGTCTTGGTGCTTGGATGAACTTGTAAAGATTGTTGAGTGCAAAGAAAAGACTAGGCTAACAGTTTTGCTTGTTTTTTATGGTGTGGATCCCTCTGATGTACGAAATCAAAGGGGCAGTTTTGCAGAGGTCTTTGCTAAACATGAACAATTTATCAAGAACAAAGAGAAATTGCGATTGTGGAGAGCTGCTTTGACTCAAGTTGCCAATTTCTCTGGATGGGATACACGGAATAA GAAGGAGTCAACAATTATCAAAGAGATTGCCAGAAGATTAATTGGTGATTTGCATTGTTCATACTCAGATGAGCATGGGGATCTCGTTGGAATGGAATCTCGTCTGGAGGAAATGGAGAATTTATATTTAAGCATGGGGTTGAATGATGTTCACCAGGGATTTGGGGAATGGGTGGAATTGGTAAAACAACTATTGCAAAAGTCCTATATGATAGAATCCGTTATCATTTTGCTGGCAGCAGTTTTCTTGCAAATGTCAGAGAAAAAAGTGGAAATGGTGGTCTAG